A part of Acipenser ruthenus chromosome 12, fAciRut3.2 maternal haplotype, whole genome shotgun sequence genomic DNA contains:
- the LOC117417186 gene encoding leucine-rich repeat-containing protein 15-like, translating into MEVACYIYLFIGLQAASCVLGCPDGCKCSNQRVTCAGKAVTRVPSPLPFDTLRLDLIGTQIPSLEASTFQDPPPALTALNVNENEFSHISPGAFDSLTNLQYLILSSNQLQELPAGLLNKLVNLERLMLFHNKLQKIDSGLFATLSKLRDLQLQENELSAIPEEAFHQLVSLQTLHLGRNNITHLPANIFKTLTKLQTLKLLDTQLRHIPAGSFDNLNLVELYLQDNHIEHLHWGLFSKQLNLKKLYLSNNQISVLPEGIFLNLPNLTKFTLFENQLTDLPSGVFGPMPHLRDLWLYDNKLVHISDNVFSNLTNLEILILSRNHISSISKDAFSGLTKLAEVSLHTNKLTSLDEGTFRGMDKLQNISLQNNHLRSLPRNLFRNLSKLTEVQLQNNSLESLPQELLDSFEPLTKVNLCDNPWKCDENIAPLRNWMISHRSKVLNISRVTCYSPDSLRGIPITSLTDDQLKTSQEEQTTNTEETTVIATTGDMSHSVTATSFHPQATRSSPTLKTYPSPSLKTTPATSNKGEDTEDEHGQNKGLKKEVLITIIVLVCTVVISAVIIYIACRSKEIRSGAELTQVTKRNEVI; encoded by the coding sequence ATGGAGGTGGCATGCTACATATATTTATTCATCGGTCTTCAAGCTGCATCTTGTGTTCTTGGCTGCCCAGATGGATGTAAGTGTTCAAATCAGCGTGTCACATGTGCAGGAAAGGCAGTGACGCGGGTCCCGTCACCACTGCCCTTCGATACACTTCGACTTGATCTAATCGGCACCCAAATCCCATCTCTGGAAGCGAGCACGTTCCAGGATCCTCCTCCAGCACTTACTGCACTTAATGTAAACGAAAATGAATTCTCTCACATCTCACCCGGTGCATTCGACAGTCTAACTAACCTTCAGTATCTTATTTTAAGTTCAAATCAACTGCAAGAGTTACCTGCTGGGCTGTTAAATAAGCTTGTGAATCTCGAGAGACTTATGCTTTTCCACAATAAACTGCAGAAAATCGACTCTGGCCTGTTTGCTACACTCTCTAAACTGAGAGACCTCCAACTCCAAGAAAATGAACTTAGTGCCATACCAGAAGAAGCTTTCCACCAGCTGGTCAGTCTCCAAACGCTCCACCTTGGCAGGAACAACATTACCCACCTTCCAgccaacattttcaaaacactgaccaagcttcAAACCCTAAAACTTCTAGATACCCAACTGAGGCACATTCCAGCTGGAAGCTTTGATAACTTAAACCTGGTAGAACTTTATTTACAAGATAACCATATAGAACACCTGCACTGGGGTCTGTTTTCCAAGCAGCTGAACTTGAAGAAACTGTACCTGTCTAACAATCAAATATCCGTGCTGCCTGAAGGAATCTTCCTTAATTTGCCTAATCTCACCAAATTTACCCTTTTTGAAAATCAATTGACAGATCTCCCCAGTGGCGTATTTGGTCCCATGCCCCACCTCAGGGATCTTTGGCTATATGACAACAAATTAGTTCACATTTCAGACAACGTGTTTAGCAACTTAACCAATTTGGAAATACTGATCTTGAGCAGAAACCACATCAGCAGCATCTCCAAAGACGCATTCAGCGGCTTGACCAAACTTGCTGAAGTGTCTCTGCACACTAACAAGCTGACCAGCTTGGATGAAGGCACGTTCCGAGGCATGGACAAGCTCCAGAATATCTCTCTCCAAAACAATCACCTGCGGTCACTGCCGCGAAACCTGTTCAGAAACCTTTCTAAATTAACAGAAGTCCAGCTTCAAAATAATTCCCTCGAGAGCCTTCCACAGGAGCTGCTGGACTCCTTTGAGCCACTGACCAAAGTGAATCTCTGCGATAACCCCTGGAAGTGTGATGAGAATATTGCACCTCTCAGAAACTGGATGATATCGCACCGGTCCAAGGTGCTCAATATCAGCCGAGTTACTTGCTATAGCCCTGATTCCCTGAGGGGTATTCCTATTACAAGCTTAACAGATGACCAGTTGAAGACAAGCCAGGAAGAACAGACCACTAACACAGAAGAGACTACAGTGATAGCTACCACTGGAGACATGAGTCACAGTGTGACAGCCACCTCATTCCACCCACAGGCAACCAGATCCTCTCCCACTTTGAAAACCTACCCCTCTCCCTCATTGAAAACCACACCCGCCACCTCAAACAAAGGTGAAGACACCGAGGATGAACATGGGCAGAATAAGGGCCTCAAGAAAGAGGTTCTGATCACAATCATTGTGCTGGTCTGTACCGTTGTCATCTCTGCTGTGATCATCTACATAGCATGCCGGAGTAAAGAAATACGCTCTGGTGCTGAATTAACACAAGTGACCAAAAGGAATGaagtcatttaa
- the LOC117417185 gene encoding platelet glycoprotein V-like produces MRIPLLNFILLAPHFLQVSGLRCPLSCQCYENDSVFCTGQEITSMPSFSPPITFLKIEKTQLRELKANSFNSLPDLSRLQISSNPLTTIAPGSFHGLQHLLSLKLSDNLYQRLPNGLFDNQVDLHQLFLDNNRLDDIQLGMFDSLVNLTELDLNSNRLTDLPEKIFWKLGKLRVLNIGKNLLKSLPATIFNPLTQLQELLLYRNQLAEIQAGIFNNLSQLLELKLHTNNIQQIAPMVFWHLPNLVNLTISSNQLSRLPSQTFFNMPNLSLLKIFKNPLLELPVHLFGSMPGLKELMLYNTKLETIPDNVFINLTGLQSLSITLNNHLTALPRGSFCGLRTLTRLSLHSNNLQTLEEGVFSDLVNLQSLVLNKNKLQNLPRVVIKGLPKLAMIYLEENPWFCNCDILDFTDWIRDNFHRIYNPNLLNCSEPPLIKNTLLSSVTAGRLQCGLFATDRLQSTPSMVPFEELGKTTPVSADWNPPHSTVVSADWNPPHSTAASADWNPPHLTAVSADWNPPHSTAVSADWNPPHSTAASADLNPPHSTAGSVDWNPPHSTAAASYPTAPVSTVSPNHSPSDENLLEWSTTFTSTTAIPGTQLTSTAIGTTPDTVTQVLSAGYQARLILPVKVPYCRIYSCFHAALAALQIVAIVGMIYLLYKICRLTQSLDFLVRPVVLVRIISEAESKPNSTDVENPK; encoded by the coding sequence ATGAGGATCCCACTTCTGAACTTCATATTGCTGGCACCACATTTTCTTCAAGTCAGTGGTCTCAGGTGTCCCTTAAGCTGCCAATGCTATGAGAATGACAGTGTTTTCTGCACAGGCCAGGAGATTACAAGCATGCCATCATTTTCTCCTCCTATAACTTTTTTGAAGATAGAGAAAACTCAGCTGAGGGAATTGAAAGCCAATAGTTTTAACAGTTTGCCTGACCTATCACGACTCCAGATAAGCAGCAACCCATTGACAACCATTGCTCCAGGATCTTTTCATGGTTTGCAACACTTGTTGTCGCTGAAGCTATCAGACAATCTGTACCAGCGGCTTCCAAATGGATTGTTTGACAACCAAGTGGATCTCCATCAACTCTTCCTTGATAATAACAGACTGGACGACATACAGTTAGGTATGTTCGATTCCCTGGTCAACCTGACTGAACTTGATTTGAACTCCAACAGGCTCACAGACCTCCCTGAGAAAATCTTTTGGAAACTTGGAAAACTAAGAGTCCTTAATATAGGGAAAAACTTGCTGAAATCTCTTCCTGCGACCATCTTCAATCCACTGACCCAACTTCAAGAACTTCTGCTCTACCGCAATCAGCTGGCTGAAATTCAAGCAGGAATTTTCAACAACCTCAGCCAGCTCCTTGAACTTAAGCTCCACACcaacaacatccaacaaattGCACCCATGGTCTTCTGGCATTTACCTAACTTAGTAAACCTAACAATATCCTCCAATCAACTAAGCCGGCTGCCCTCTCAGACTTTTTTTAACATGCCCAACCTATCTCTGTTAAAAATATTCAAAAACCCACTGTTGGAACTTCCAGTGCATCTGTTTGGAAGCATGCCTGGACTCAAAGAGCTAATGTTGTACAACACCAAGCTTGAAACCATTCCTGACAATGTGTTTATCAACCTGACTGGACTACAAAGTCTCTCTATTACCTTAAACAATCATCTCACTGCATTACCAAGGGGCTCCTTTTGCGGTCTGAGAACACTTACCAGGCTGTCTCTGCACTCCAATAATCTACAAACTTTAGAAGAAGGGGTCTTTTCAGACCTTGTGAACCTACAGAGCCTTGTACTTAATAAGAACAAATTACAAAACCTTCCAAGAGTTGTTATCAAAGGCCTGCCAAAGCTTGCAATGATTTATCTGGAAGAAAACCCTTGGTTTTGCAACTGTGACATACTGGACTTTACAGACTGGATACGGGACAACTTTCATAGGATCTACAATCCCAACCTTCTAAATTGCTCTGAGCCACCGCTCATTAAGAATACACTTCTTTCATCAGTGACTGCTGGTAGACTTCAATGTGGACTTTTTGCAACCGACAGACTACAGTCCACCCCATCTATGGTACCATTTGAAGAACTTGGCAAGACCACACCAGTGAGTGCTGATTGGAACCCCCCTCACTCAACAGTAGTGAGTGCTGACTGGAACCCCCCTCACTCAACAGCAGCGAGTGCTGACTGGAACCCCCCTCACTTAACAGCAGTGAGTGCTGACTGGAACCCTCCTCACTCAACAGCAGTGAGTGCTGACTGGAACCCCCCTCACTCAACAGCAGCAAGTGCTGACTTGAACCCCCCTCACTCAACAGCAGGGAGTGTTGACTGGAACCCCCCTCACTCAACAGCAGCTGCATCTTATCCCACTGCTCCTGTTTCAACCGTTTCCCCAAACCATTCACCCAGCGATGAAAACTTATTAGAGTGGAGCACAACATTCACATCCACGACTGCCATCCCCGGGACGCAGCTTACATCGACTGCGATTGGCACCACACCTGACACAGTGACCCAAGTACTCTCAGCTGGGTACCAGGCCAGGCTGATCCTTCCTGTAAAAGTTCCTTACTGCAGAATATACTCATGTTTCCATGCTGCCTTAGCAGCCTTACAGATTGTTGCTATAGTAGGCATGATTTATTTGCTGTACAAAATTTGCCGATTAACGCAGAGTCTAGATTTTCTTGTTAGGCCTGTTGTTCTTGTGAGAATCATCAGTGAAGCTGAAAGTAAGCCAAACAGCACAGATGTTGAAAATCCAAAGTGA